A single genomic interval of Chryseobacterium paludis harbors:
- a CDS encoding 4-alpha-glucanotransferase: MKLYFNIGYSAKIGEGLHLLIIEEGAAAKTHKMFYTENGLWKCEVDYFSKSISYQYQLVDEKGNVLREEFVSHHLSFPHNYKEFLIFDEWNNRNFPENYLTNKILYNKLNQFVPEKVTVLKKHTHLFRIEAPIYNPSWKIVVFGSTESLGRWDYEKAIHLSQTDFGVWEASVEIPENEFIQYKYCIYDLNLGKVVDVETGENRFAIPNMQKDVLQILSNHYFKFKSYQMYHDAGVAIPVFSLRSEDGFGVGEFTDMKKLAEWAKETDLGIIQILPINDTTANYSWTDSYPYAAVSVYALHPQYISLENLDFFIPKDLVQEYQEEKTELNTLDLIDYEKVIAGKWKYLKTIFNIEKEKIYKDRNFKKFIKDNEDWLIPYSAFCVLRDKYKTPNFNNWKTHKKYIAGKISPFFSAKNKEYDNSMLHAWVQFQLHKQLKDAVDHIHNLGVSVKGDLPIGIYRYSVEAWAEPELFGMDFQAGAPPDQFTELGQNWEFPTYNWEAMKDDNYKWWKNRFKALEQYFDAMRIDHILGFFRIWRMPISATQGILGYFYPAVPIVLEEFKALNIPFNFGRYCKPFINDQILWNYLGEDSNKALEFLINNFDGTYSFREEFDTQRKLSEYFKKYSQKSLEEKLILLCANVLFLTEERDGKTVYHPRFKVYDTDSYNYLSDWEKNSIYDLYHDYFFRRQDYLWYEKAMEKLPVILNSTKMLICGEDLGMVPTCVPVVMDELGIVALKVQRMPSDAIPFYNPKYASYMNVVTASSHDSSTLRQWWTENRELTQTYFNKQLVQYGKAPEELDANLAEIIMKQHLYNDAMLAVFPLQEFLATDKELTNPKMDNERINDPSVFPHYWRYRMHLNLEGLIENTHFNEKISSWIKDSGRN; this comes from the coding sequence ATGAAATTATACTTTAATATTGGTTACAGCGCGAAAATTGGAGAGGGTTTACACTTGTTGATCATTGAAGAAGGAGCTGCAGCTAAGACCCATAAAATGTTTTATACTGAAAACGGTTTATGGAAATGTGAAGTTGATTATTTTTCAAAATCTATTTCTTATCAGTATCAGCTTGTTGATGAAAAAGGAAATGTTTTGAGAGAAGAATTTGTATCTCATCACCTTAGCTTTCCTCATAACTACAAGGAATTCTTAATTTTTGATGAATGGAATAACAGAAATTTCCCGGAGAATTATCTAACTAATAAAATTCTTTATAATAAGCTTAATCAGTTTGTTCCTGAGAAAGTGACCGTTCTGAAAAAACATACACACTTATTTCGGATTGAAGCTCCAATTTATAACCCAAGCTGGAAAATTGTTGTTTTTGGAAGTACAGAGTCTTTAGGGAGATGGGATTACGAAAAAGCAATTCATTTATCTCAGACAGATTTCGGTGTTTGGGAAGCATCAGTAGAAATTCCTGAAAATGAATTTATCCAATATAAATATTGTATTTATGACCTAAACTTAGGTAAGGTAGTAGACGTTGAAACAGGTGAAAATAGATTTGCCATTCCAAATATGCAAAAAGATGTTCTGCAAATTCTTTCTAACCACTATTTTAAATTTAAATCTTATCAGATGTATCATGACGCAGGGGTAGCAATTCCTGTGTTCTCATTGCGTAGTGAAGATGGATTTGGTGTAGGGGAATTTACTGATATGAAAAAACTGGCAGAATGGGCTAAAGAAACTGATCTTGGCATTATTCAGATTCTTCCTATTAATGATACTACAGCAAACTATTCATGGACAGATTCTTATCCTTATGCTGCTGTTTCTGTTTATGCGCTACATCCGCAATATATTTCACTGGAAAATCTTGATTTTTTTATACCGAAGGATTTAGTACAAGAATATCAGGAGGAAAAAACAGAATTGAATACATTAGATTTAATCGATTATGAAAAGGTTATTGCAGGTAAATGGAAATATTTAAAAACCATTTTCAATATTGAGAAAGAGAAAATATATAAAGATCGAAACTTTAAAAAATTTATAAAAGATAATGAAGACTGGTTGATACCTTATTCGGCATTTTGTGTATTGAGGGATAAATACAAAACCCCAAACTTCAACAATTGGAAAACACATAAAAAATATATTGCTGGAAAGATTTCACCATTCTTTTCTGCAAAGAACAAAGAATATGATAATTCCATGCTTCATGCCTGGGTGCAATTTCAGCTTCATAAACAATTAAAAGATGCTGTTGATCATATCCATAATCTAGGGGTTTCTGTGAAAGGTGACTTGCCGATTGGTATTTACAGATATTCTGTAGAAGCCTGGGCGGAGCCGGAACTTTTCGGAATGGACTTTCAGGCTGGAGCTCCACCTGATCAGTTTACAGAATTGGGTCAGAACTGGGAATTTCCAACTTACAATTGGGAAGCTATGAAAGATGATAACTACAAGTGGTGGAAAAATAGATTTAAAGCATTGGAACAATACTTTGATGCTATGCGAATTGATCATATTTTAGGATTTTTCAGAATATGGAGAATGCCTATTTCAGCAACTCAAGGCATTTTGGGATATTTTTATCCTGCCGTTCCTATTGTCTTGGAAGAATTTAAAGCATTAAATATTCCTTTCAATTTTGGCAGATATTGTAAGCCCTTTATCAACGACCAGATCCTATGGAATTATTTAGGAGAAGACAGTAATAAAGCATTAGAATTTCTTATTAATAATTTTGATGGGACCTATTCATTTAGAGAAGAATTTGATACCCAAAGAAAGCTGTCAGAGTATTTTAAAAAATATTCTCAGAAATCTCTTGAAGAAAAATTGATTTTACTTTGTGCCAATGTTTTATTTTTAACGGAAGAAAGGGACGGAAAGACGGTTTATCATCCTAGGTTTAAGGTGTACGATACCGATTCATATAATTATTTATCTGATTGGGAGAAAAATTCAATATATGATTTATACCATGATTATTTCTTTAGAAGACAAGATTATCTATGGTATGAAAAGGCTATGGAAAAGCTTCCTGTTATTCTGAATTCCACTAAAATGCTGATCTGTGGTGAGGATTTAGGAATGGTTCCAACTTGTGTTCCTGTAGTAATGGATGAGCTGGGTATCGTGGCATTAAAAGTTCAGCGGATGCCATCGGATGCCATTCCGTTTTACAATCCTAAATATGCAAGCTATATGAATGTGGTGACCGCTTCATCCCATGATAGCTCAACGCTAAGGCAGTGGTGGACTGAAAACAGGGAATTAACGCAGACCTATTTCAATAAACAATTAGTACAATATGGGAAGGCTCCGGAAGAACTGGATGCGAATCTAGCTGAAATCATTATGAAGCAACATCTTTATAATGATGCTATGTTGGCTGTCTTTCCTTTGCAGGAATTTTTAGCCACAGATAAAGAGCTCACAAATCCAAAAATGGATAATGAGCGAATTAATGATCCTTCTGTTTTTCCTCATTACTGGCGTTATCGAATGCATCTGAACCTGGAAGGTTTAATTGAAAACACCCATTTTAATGAAAAAATCAGCAGTTGGATAAAAGATAGTGGCAGAAACTAA
- a CDS encoding ferritin, with amino-acid sequence MVSEKIAKLVNEQIAHEQYAAQYYLSMSAWFSSKDLDGIANYFRVQSKEELMHADKMFDYLNDVGGEIIIGEIPKPPHEFDNATDIFEKALAHEKIVTKSIFNIVKNANDEGDFATTSFLQWFINEQVEEEASASQLVTKIRMVCDNPSALYLFDQELAQRVFVPAAQA; translated from the coding sequence ATGGTAAGCGAAAAAATTGCAAAATTAGTCAACGAACAAATAGCCCACGAACAATATGCCGCTCAATATTATCTTTCAATGTCTGCTTGGTTTTCAAGTAAAGACCTTGATGGTATTGCTAATTATTTCAGGGTTCAAAGCAAAGAGGAACTAATGCATGCTGATAAAATGTTTGATTATTTAAATGATGTAGGAGGAGAAATTATCATCGGAGAGATTCCGAAACCACCTCATGAATTTGATAATGCTACAGATATCTTTGAAAAGGCACTAGCACATGAAAAAATAGTAACTAAAAGTATTTTTAATATAGTAAAGAATGCTAATGATGAGGGAGATTTTGCAACAACTTCTTTTTTACAATGGTTCATTAATGAACAGGTAGAAGAGGAGGCAAGTGCATCTCAATTGGTTACTAAGATCAGAATGGTTTGTGATAACCCTTCAGCATTATATCTTTTTGATCAGGAATTGGCTCAGCGGGTTTTTGTTCCAGCTGCTCAGGCATAA
- a CDS encoding XAC2610-related protein has protein sequence MSISKNTFYSKRNPLIIISSAIFLLNCRKATSTNELKNEDLSFSISIVNKDIDNRPSKIKIKVIKNNIDFQDIMYSPGTWLSVKDSPNINQINYFSSGKKITEGVENFHNFIITDLNFDGFEDFAILYDFGGSGGPVYSYYFQDKNDGTFKTEKHFPLNEGPFPKNIDKNNNTLTISGPKGCCKVSTTIFQLKANKWDVLSSKEEDMK, from the coding sequence ATGAGTATCTCTAAAAATACATTTTACAGCAAAAGAAATCCATTAATAATTATTTCATCAGCAATATTTCTTCTAAATTGTCGAAAAGCAACTTCCACAAATGAGTTGAAAAACGAAGATCTCAGCTTTTCTATAAGTATAGTTAATAAAGACATTGATAATCGACCTTCAAAAATCAAAATAAAAGTAATTAAAAACAATATAGATTTTCAGGATATAATGTATTCCCCAGGAACTTGGTTAAGCGTTAAGGATTCACCGAATATAAACCAAATTAATTATTTTTCTTCAGGAAAGAAAATAACAGAGGGTGTTGAGAACTTTCATAATTTTATTATTACTGATCTTAATTTTGATGGGTTTGAAGATTTTGCTATCCTTTATGATTTTGGAGGTAGTGGTGGTCCGGTTTATTCTTATTATTTTCAGGATAAAAATGATGGAACTTTTAAAACAGAAAAACACTTTCCTTTGAATGAAGGTCCATTTCCAAAAAATATTGACAAAAATAATAATACCCTTACCATAAGCGGTCCTAAGGGATGCTGTAAAGTGAGTACCACAATTTTTCAATTAAAAGCCAATAAGTGGGATGTTCTTTCTTCAAAAGAAGAGGATATGAAATAA